From Deltaproteobacteria bacterium, a single genomic window includes:
- a CDS encoding response regulator gives NILLVDDEKKFLDTISERIRLKGFEPLQASSGKEALEIARKHKIRAAVVDLKMPDMDGLVTITKLKEIHPEIRTVLLTGFGDEKVKEAAGALDTAYFEKDEMGGFWDFMKTLGKKKIHILLVDDEKKFLDTISDRIRLKGFEPLPASSGKEALEIARKQKIYAAVVDLKMPDMDGLVTITKLKEIHPEIRTVLLTGFGDEKVKEAAGALDSDYFEKDQMGGFWSFMKKLQKNLEDSMADAGMSAYGGLDDEDKTKQDKGKKP, from the coding sequence AATATCCTTTTAGTCGACGATGAGAAGAAATTTCTGGATACCATCTCCGAGAGAATACGTCTCAAAGGATTTGAGCCGTTGCAGGCGTCCAGCGGCAAAGAGGCCCTTGAAATCGCCCGCAAGCACAAGATCCGTGCGGCGGTCGTGGACCTGAAGATGCCGGACATGGACGGCCTGGTCACCATCACCAAGCTGAAGGAGATACACCCTGAGATCAGGACCGTGCTCCTGACCGGGTTTGGGGACGAGAAGGTGAAGGAAGCGGCCGGAGCTCTGGATACGGCCTACTTTGAAAAGGATGAAATGGGGGGCTTCTGGGATTTCATGAAGACCCTCGGAAAGAAGAAAATTCACATTCTTTTGGTGGACGACGAGAAGAAATTTCTGGACACCATCTCCGACAGAATACGCCTCAAAGGATTCGAACCGTTGCCGGCGTCCAGCGGCAAAGAGGCCCTTGAAATCGCCCGCAAGCAAAAGATCTATGCGGCGGTCGTGGACCTGAAGATGCCGGACATGGACGGCCTTGTCACCATCACCAAGCTGAAGGAGATACACCCTGAGATCAGGACCGTTCTCCTGACCGGGTTTGGGGACGAGAAGGTGAAGGAAGCGGCCGGAGCCCTGGATTCGGACTATTTTGAAAAGGACCAGATGGGAGGATTTTGGAGTTTTATGAAAAAGCTCCAGAAGAACCTGGAAGACAGCATGGCGGATGCGGGCATGTCTGCTTACGGCGGCTTGGACGATGAGGACAAGACCAAACAGGACAAAGGCAAAAAGCCTTAG